Proteins co-encoded in one Arachis hypogaea cultivar Tifrunner chromosome 13, arahy.Tifrunner.gnm2.J5K5, whole genome shotgun sequence genomic window:
- the LOC140178048 gene encoding uncharacterized protein, giving the protein MSTRGRGRGRGRGRTGTVTPVPTGTDPVDFMAALGNMAAAMQATAEALGNQINQGNHGNNNDEDGPMTLATFLKVRPPTFRGTSNPTDADNWIQAMERALQAQQVPEEQWVEFGTYQLQGEAQYWWQGTRRILQPDGAAIPWEVFRTEFYKKYFPNSARNAKELELMQLK; this is encoded by the coding sequence atgtcgactcgcggacgcggtcgcgggcgaggtagaggtaggacaggcaccgttactcctgtacccacagggactgatccagtagactttatggctgccttgggaaatatggctgcagctatgcaggcaacagctgaggcactgggtaatcagataaatcagggtaatcatgggaacaataatgatgaggacggtcctatgacacttgctacatttctgaaagttcgccctccgacttttaggggaacctcaaatccaactgatgcagataattggattcaggctatggaaagggcgttacaggcacaacaggttcctgaagagcaatgggttgaatttgggacttatcagttgcaaggtgaagctcagtattggtggcagggaacacgacgtatcctgcagcctgatggtgctgcgattccttgggaggttttccggacagagttctataagaaatactttcctaattcagctagaaatgccaaggaacttgaattaatgcagtTAAAGTAG